The window ATGAATTTTATGCATGTAATTTAACATTTCAGCGCATCAAAAGAGATCAACAATTGTAAATGGTTAATTGTAGGTAATGTATACTAGGCTCCATAATATAACACTGATGATGACAGGTctttcataataaaaaaaatacaattcatAATTCCAAAACAAGTTTTAGCCCTGCACATCAGCACCTTTATATCTGGTCACATTTGCAAGCCGTTGCTAGTAGAAGTCGTATTATATCACAATTTTTAAAAAGTAAACATATCAATGCAGGATATGAGAATAAATCAATAATAATATCCCAAGATGATTGATAAGAGAAATAATAGATAAACATAACATACCACCCATCCAGAGCCCTTCACAACAACACCTTCAACATTCATCTTGATCACTTATTCATATCTAATCACCTTCATCACAATAGCATATCAGCACTTTCTTCGAATCGACCTCATCTTGAAATAATCACATTTACTTTTGATCACTCATTCGTATCTAATCACCAATTCCGACTTGAAATCACATTCAAATTTGATTTTCACTGCTTTGACCATTGAATTGAATTACAGAAAACCaacaaaaacaattttttgaaaTCGATTTTAAGGTCAAACAAATCGATTCAGCAATAATCATCATCTTCAACCACCTGTTACGTGAAATAAGAAGAAGCGaagaagaaaataagaaaataagagTTAAACAACCTGCGGTTCTGGTTCTTCACCCTCATTTTTCTTCGATTTGACGTAATCTCATCCTCAACAATCCTTTCCAGATTATAGATTGTTGATTGGGTTCGGTACTTTCTGTATGACGGTGCTCAGTTTAATGTCGTTCCTTTGATGTCATGGCATAAGATGATGGCACAAGACTAATGACAGTAGGGGAGGAGTCAGAGTCGAGCAGGGAAGGAGTCAGATCATCAAGAAAATTGGGGAAGAACGAGATGCAAAACACATATATGGAAGAGTAAAAGTTTGAGCATCCCACATCGAAGCTGGGGACATTCTATCAAGGAAAAATACTCTATAAAAGTGAATCCTCCCTAATAGAACAAATTCACTTATGTTTTAGACAAGCTGGCTCTTCTGAGTTGGTGGGTCCTTAGAGTCGGTCGGACCGATTAGGTTCGAGTTGAGCCGGCTTTGACAGATATTGACCAAGGCCACCTAGTTTAACCCTTTAACACCTATTCGTAGGCGGTTGGACGCCGCCAAGCGTCTAGGCGCCAATTAATCGGCTGTTTAGATTGATTTTTACAACCATGGTCACAAGTAGACAAGAAATATAGAACGGAGCAGTATTTAATATTAtactatattaaaaatatttattaatattattggttTGGTTCGGTTAATAGTGGTTCGGTTTTAGATGAAAACCATAACTAAACCATATGTATTCGGttaatcaaaattcaaaaccGCACCATATCTTTTAGTAATGGTTCGGTTATATTGGTTAAtttggttatggttcggtttttcggttaaTATGCTCACCCTTAAAAAATCCCTAAAAAGTATATTTCTCTTTCTCTCGATTTTATTCACTGACACACTCTTCATTGACCTCCTCCTTACGACTCCAACTCCCACCTCACTCCGCCTTCCGCCACCCCCTACATTTGTCAACGACCACCATCTACAGCGGCCTACAAGTCCTTCCATCACCACCTAAAAAATAGCACTGTATGAAATCATTGTCGTCTCCGACCATCCATATAACATAGAACGAGATTTGTCATTCTTTCCTCCTATCGTCACATCACTTCCCTGTATCACATTGCCTCCCGAAGTTCTGGCCATGCCACGATTGAGTCGTATCTATGCTCATCTCTGGCGATCGAATCACATCTCCGCCTCATCTCCGACGATTGATTCGTGACTACATCTCATCACTCGTTCGTTTTTTGTATATCTTTCAGATCAGAGCTTGTCGCCATGGGGATCGATGCTCAAGTCTCCACACTAAACCCATCATCAGCTTTCCAACATGTATCAACGTCCTGATATGATGACTCCATGTGTTGATCCTCAGGGCCAGCCCCTTGATCCTAGCAAAATTCAGGATCACTTCGAGGTTTTCATTCCCCTAATTAAATTCCTTATATTACTTTTGTCGTATATCCTATTGATCTCGCTTTAATTAAGCTTGATTTAGTTGTGTTTGCATATTATGCTATTCTGATTTGATGTATGGTTTCACATTTTCTTAGTTATACGTATTTACAGAGATCTTGCATTCTTATCAATGCTAGACAATTTTGGATACATATGCTCTTAGGTCACCTGGTATTGGTGCttgattttatattatgtgaATCCATGAAGATTGGCATGATTTTACAGGAGTAAAGCAATTTTGTGTTATCTATTTATATACTGTTCACAAGTTCTTGTTTTCCTGATAAAAATCAAAGTAATTGATTGGGAATTGAGGagaattattattataattattttttgaaCAAGAAAGTGAGAGGAAATTGGAAATGGAAGCTTCATTAGACTTAGCAAATATTTACACAAAGCTAGAGTCTTTTCTGATGCTGAAATTTGTGTTGGAAAAGCAAAGTTAAAGGAACTCTACTACGCTCGAACTTGGAATTCTATAGGTTTGTTCATCATTTCATCAActtgttttctaaaaaaaattaccattttatcaTCTTGTATAGAAGTGATGCTAATGATTATTTACTAACTGTTGTAAATTGAAATTGTAAATGACAAACAATGTTGAATCAATAATAACTGTTTATTTGAGAACTGAATgagagtaaatgaccattttaccattttatcCAAAAACAATGTTGAAACAATAATGACTATTTATTTGAGAACCGTCATAAAATGAAATTGTAAATACTTAAATAACATAAACTCACAATAACTTTGGTGATATACGGTTTTCCCATTTCTTGCTTGTTGTATGTTTAAGGTTAAAATGTTCATTTGAACTTGTATAATATGATAGGAGCAGGTTAAAGAACATATCAATGGTAATTCAAAAAATTGGGTTTCTATAATCGTGCAATAGCTAAAAATCAATCAAGCATATTAATGCCCTCACATAGTTGTCTGTGATCACTCTTTCTACCACAATGGAGCCATCTCTTGGGTTTTTGAATACATCGATCGTGGATCTTTGACTGATGTGATCAGACAACTCAAGACCATTCTTGAACCATATCTTGCTATTCTCTGCAAACAGGTtagttgagaaaaaaaaaattctttttccaTGTCCTACTCCTAACTTGAGGATAAGGAGGACATTTATGTCTTTTTCCATGTCCTACTCCTACCTTGTTCCACCTTTTTATGTTGGAGAaaatttatgttatgttctatatATGGTGAATGTAGTGTTTATGACAGGTGTCGCAGGTTCTTGTGTATTTACACCATGAAAGACATGTAATTCATAGGGACATAAAGCCATCTAATCTACTTGTTAACCAAAATGGTAACAGACAACAATGTGGTGGCTTTATGGTGCATAGAGGAATATGGTGACATGTTGGTAAATGGTATTGGAATGATTGATCTTAAGGAACCTATAATCGTAAGTTTTCTTTATCTGTCTTTCTTATGACAATTGATATATATTATGCATATGATATATTTGTTAATTTTTGAGTTTTTATGAACAGGTAActgaaaatgatgttgttgatgtGTTTGATTGCTATAACTGTGAGTTTTCTTTACCTGTCTTTCTTATGACAATTGATATATTATGCATATGATATATTTGTTAATTTTTGAGTTTTTATGAATAGGTAActgaaaatgatgttgttgatgtGTTTGATTGCTATAACTATGAGTTTTCTTTATCTGTCTTTCTTATGACTATTGATATATTATGCATATGATATATATTTGTTAATTTTTGAGTTTTTATGAACATGTAATTGAACATGACGttgttgatgtgtttaattgctATAACTGTGAGTTTTCTTTATCTGTCTTTCTTATGACAATTGATATAATGTGCTTATGCATATGATATATTTGTGGATTTTTGAGTTTTTATATACAGGTATTTGAAAATGATGATGCTAAACTTGCAATCAAATACCACACATCAGATCTTACTACCACAGCTATGTGTTTGATTGCCTTGTTGAAACAATCATCCTATTTCCATGTTTTCTCACAGTAAGTTACTTATTTGATCATCTTTAAAAGCACTAAAGTTTAGTttatatgtaaatcacatgtgaatcacatagaatcacatatgattcacatgtaaattacatgtaattcacatatgaatcacgtgTAAATCACGAGTgaacacatatgaattacatgtgattcacatgtaaataatatgtaattcacatatgaattacatgtgattcacatgtaattaacgtatcaatcacatgcgattcacatgtaattcacatatgaattgcatgtgattcatatgtaaattacatgtaattcacatatgaatcacatgtaaagcATGAGTaaacacatatgatttacatgtggaCTCATATGTAAATaatatgtaattcacatatgaattacatctgattcatatgtgaattacatgtaaagCATGAGTGaacacatatgatttacatgtggactcatatgtaaataacatgtaattcacatatgaattacatgtgattcatatgtgaattacatgtgattcatatgtgaattacatttgatttacatgtaatttacatatgaattacatgtaattcacatgtaaatcacatatacattacatgtaattcacatgtaaatcacatataaattacatgtgattcacatataattcacatgtaaatcacatatgaattacatgtgtttcacatgtaattcatatatgaatcatatatgaattacatgtgattcacatgggattcacatatgaattacatgtaattcacatatgaattacatgtgattgacatgtaattcacatatgcatcacatgtaattcatatgtgaatcacatgtgattcatatgttaatcacatataaataacatatgtatttttatgagtgtttttgcatcaatcaattttttttattttcttgtagatttggaagaaattgtgatgaatattgaagaggtgaaaaatgataaattgaagaaaaatatggaaatattgacACAAAGACATGAAAACGGTTTGaaattttgtagttttttttttgtttttaatatttttttttgtatcgaataaaatacttattctattgtgtttatagattagtaaataaaatgagttttcttATGATTTTGTTACCAACATTATAATATATGAAATATGCATGTATGCAtttttaaaaatatgtataaatgtaccaaaaatgttgattttttttttgtcaaatttttggatttttttaaaaatatatgtacttttaaaaaaaaaaaaactgaaaaataatatttttaaaaaatctgaaaatttgatttattatgttgTTTTTAAAAATTTCTATTAATATCTAcaataacacaaaaaattaaacattaaatgagattgatAAGATTACGATCATACCCTTAATGAATTAGTTTTGATCTAATGCAtcacttttagttctcgggttttCGGAAACTATGAATTTTCAACCGatcatccctatatatatatatatatatatatatatatatatatatatatatatatatatatatatatatatatatatatatatatatatatatatatacacacacacacacacacacacacagtacAAGAAAATAAGCAATTAGCAGCGACACGTCGCCGATAAAGAGTTGTCGCTACTGCTTCGTCGCTATTGATTAGATTGTCCCCGCTAAAGACAAATGTCGTCGGTAATACTTCCTATCGTCGATAAAGAGAATGTCGCCGGTATTTCCTTTATCCCTTCCACGAGCACCCTAGCTGTTAGATTATAACCACGATCGGACGGTTCGTATCTACCAGAACGTCAAAGAGCGGATCCGTATCATtcagcctttagcggcgacaccaaTAGCGGCGACGACGTTGGTCTTTAGCAGCGACTATTTTATTAGTCGCAGctaaatgatgaatttcatgtagtggtataaaattgtatatttgttttgtgttttaataatcatatactgattaaggtgcgaaaacatattcatatgtgaatataacgtgataatttagtttatgcatttcatcaaacacttggaGTGTATACaagtaagttttttttaaaaatgctaaaaacataatactttgactatttaaaacTTACAAAATAATAGATTGATAgataattatatgaaatttttcaaaaaaaaatgatttaacGTTTTTCTAACCTTAATTCAGAAGTTTTGTCTGatgatcgatgttgaatgaatgatatgaagtgaaattgttgttgattatcgatgatgttgatctaatgacactgggagtataattaatcgtagatgttgaaAATATGCTCGAATTCGAACATAATTGAAGGTTGGATTGAAAGaaccaaaaacaaattttttttgtcTACTGTTGAATGATGTTGATGAACCTGTTTTTGACGAAGATGaatgattgattaacactggatgatgttgatcgaggatttaattgaaaaaatctgGATGATCGTTGAAGGTTGGAGAACAAATTTGGATGGTGAACGATCGAGTAGTAGTGAATTTGAAGTGTTATCAAATTATCCACAATTATGTATCTGTGATTGAAGGATATCATATCATATTTATAATTTTGTCACCGTGTATTTTATATTAAGATGGTaattaaatgattggctgagaatgattcccccattctcaaccttttttttttcaattgaaccctcctctctctctctctctctctctctatatatatatatatatatatatatatatatatatatatatatatattagaaaactTATAACCATTTTTAGTCCCTCATAAAACCTCAATCATCGTCACAATTATCTTAAATAGAGTTTAGTTTGATTCATGAATAACAAATGTAAGCTGTGGGTGTTATACGATGTCCTCTAATATGAAATTCAGATCATAATGGTTGTGAGGAGAAGATGATAATAAAAAATCCTTATTGATATCAAACATATCAACAAGTCAAAAATCCAGTTTCTTTACGATAACAATATTAATGGTTGTATGAGACATGGTAACATTAGAGTGCCTGAAGTGACAACAGATCAAGGACGAGATGCATGGGGTCAGTTATAACGTCGACGCCACCATTTGGATGTGGGTGGTACTGAGCTTTTTGTGTGTTGGGCGCTTGGCAAACCTAACACTCACATTCTCTGTTATCTCCTCTCTATTTGTACCATATGCATCACAACTTATAAACCAAAATATGTGGGTCGGAAAGAATGATATGTTGTGCATTTGGAGAGATGGAAGAGGAGAAAGAAAAGTTGATGACACTTAGGTGGCATGTTAGTTGGGAGGGATGAAATCCTGAACCCTTGATGCCTAGCGAAATATATAAACGTTGCGTGAATACATAGCGACTAGCTTTGTCAAAAAAAAGAAAATCCACAAATGGTTTAGTTAAATTTCACGATCGATGTTGGTGACCATATTTTTAAAATCTTGAAAAAACATGGTTTTATGGTGATAAACTATCTCAAcatatgattattttaataataaccATCCGATCTAAAACAAAAACTAAAGTATATTATTTGATTGAGAGCCTAAACACATAATTAATAAATAGCTAATAGTTCAACGAATTTCAAGGATAAGACGGGAGAACTGCCCAATTCGAGTAAGATGGAATAGGCATTGAGGTGGTCGGATCATAGGTTAGTCCATAGTTGCTATTGCTAGTGGTCATGGCACCGGTTGTAGCAACAACCCCTTGTTGTTGACCAGCTGATAGTTGATGATGGTGGTGATTGTTGGCGATTGTTCGAATGGTGGCAACTGATGTGCTCTCAACGGTCTCTTCACCAGATATATATGTGTTTCCCGTGCTGGAGCCTGCTCCTTGTCTCTTGCTTACTTGTTCCTTGAGTATGGTTCTCAATGCTAGCACCTTCATCAGTCAAAAGTAGCAATTTAAAATatcttaatttatttatttttattattgtagAAAACAAAATGATTAAATACTAACCAAACTAAAACATATTATTCAGTCTCGAAATTTTAACTATTATATTCAAATGATTTGTTAAAAAACCCAAGATAATTGATAAGATATCATTGTAAACACATATATAGCTGGTCACATAGTTTTGTGTGCACGCTACACAAAAGGTATGCTGATTTGACATTTTTTGAAAGATGCAACACCGGTGTGACATTTAGCAACCGTAATAATGTTATGTTGCACTTGACTGCAACGTTATGTTAAagtataatatttttataatatgAAAAATACATAGATTGATGACGGGTTATAAACAgtaaaaaacttttaaaataggATAAATTTGTTGATGTCATTTTATTGTAAAAGAAATACAAATTTGTGTGCTCACCTCTTCTTGAAGCTTTTGTTTCTCCCGGGAGACTGCATCAAACTCTTGTTTAAGGGTATCATACAAGCCCTCAAGCTGCTTAGCCTTCCATCGAGCACGTCGGTTCTGGAACCATACAGCAATTTGTCTGGGCTGAAGACCAAGTTCATGTGATAGCTTTATTTTGGTGTCAGGGTCCAGTTTCTTCTCCTCCTGGAAAGTGTTTTCCAGTGCCTCTAACTGTTCACTTGTTAAccttttcttcttctcttgatTGTTGTTTTCATACTCATTTTGGTTCATATCCATCATCGCCAACGGTGCCTGCATGATTTGATGCTTCATCTCCCCCACTCCTGCTGTTTACATTTTCATAAACAATTCAAAACTGGAAATGCATTTTtgaatgtatgtatatgtatttctTGTCAAGAAATATCTCTCgtgataaaaagatagaaattaAGATTCATCGACTAACATGAAATTAATTCCACTCTTGAAATTGATTAGATTTGTTTATTAGCACTTTTTGAAGTACCATGGATCTCTATTTAATATTTTGCCAAATAGACACATTTTCAAGGGTGACTTTTATTACAcatgttttattatataaatcgaATTGATTTTTATACAAATTGATTACTGGAAACACTTTTTAAATATAATTAAGAGGAAACATGCAAGCATCATCCTATGTGCTAGTTCTCTCGCATCTTTGTTAACGAGATGATAATCTATCTTATCATCAAGGAGATGAGATGAAAATCTATAAGTGAGGCACCATATGTAAATCTTCAACATCACCATTTTCTTGGAAATCTTGTGATTTTCATGGAAATAATGTGACTTTCCTCTTTGGTTGAGTGTCAGATCTGCAGGTTGACTGGTGTTTATCCCTCCTTTTTTTTAACTATGTACTGTAAGATGTGAAGTCCTACGCGTGATACTTTTTATATATTCCGCACTACGTAtatctctttttgttttcttgcaATTCTCCGACAAATGACCCCTTTACTTGTAGTGACGTAAATGCATGGTTTCTTTGCTCCTAGATATGTATGTTTGTGTGTAtccatatatatacaaaatcttgtatattttatttttgaaactaTAGCAAAATTTTGTATCGCTACAGCAACAAAAAtgataaattttgattaaatgaatTACATTTTGATGGAAAACACATAATAAGGAGTTCAACCTAGCTAGAAGCAAAGAGTAAAGACTAGTGTGTGTATATGGATAACACATAATAAGGAGTTCTATATGTTTCTGAAGTGCTAAGAAAAGAACGGTGGAAAGTTAAGTGAGAAATGAATTACCTGGTGGGTATACGTAGTGATCGTTGTTGTAGTTGTAGAGAAAGGCGAAGGAACTCTGTCCAGCAGGTCGAGGAATAAATGGTCTGTGATTCCCACTCCAGTCCATGATATCACCTTGTTGATTCGCAATAGTTTCGTTTAGCAGATGATCAAGAGTTCAACCTAGAAGCAAAGagtagtgtgtgtatgtgtgttttggtggttcttTTTTGTGCAAGTAAaggtgtgatatatatatatatatgaattaagGAAAGGTATGTATGAGTCGATGACGGGTGGGACAAATAAACAGTGGTACTGGTGTTACAGGGAGGTCAACGTCTGGTCCTGGAGAGAAGAGAAGGTTGGATCATACAAACACTGACAATATGCGGTcgcctttttctctctctctctctctctctctctctctctctctctctctctctctctctctctctctctctctctctctctctctctctctctctctctctctctctctctctctctctctctctccaagatTTACGAATTCGTTGAATTGAGAAACTTAACACTTGTTTATGTCACGAAAATTAATGTATATCTAGGATCGAAAACTAGTTCAGGATAGGTAGAAAACACGGTCTCGCTATGTTTTAGGGTTTGTGTAGGGGTGGTGAAGGAAAGTAGAGGTGGCTTCTCTTAAGATGGTAACATGCATAAGTACGCTCTAAACTGACACAACTTACGGCTCCCACTTAAATGCCTATTTAACAGATGGGGATTGTCTACCCTCAAATTGCGTTGTTTAAGTtgttatttttgatatttttgttattttattattttttgtattttaatattattaataaatacatattattattaacattaaaatatatattttttttgtttgtttgcattttttgtgttattttatttatttgtattatcaatgttttattttttcgtttgttttatcaatatattatttttttcgtTCAGATTTTCTCATGTTCTTTTTTTTGTTATGATTATATTTTGTAATACCTGTTGTTGGTTgatttatgattatgattgtagaagaaatatattgtgttatattaaaataaattaagTATTATGGTATAAGGATTCATATAGTATAACCTAATGATTTATATGTAATACATTTAAGTGAGGAAAATGTGATGATCAAGTCCCATGACTTGGCAaagaaagaccatg of the Lactuca sativa cultivar Salinas chromosome 6, Lsat_Salinas_v11, whole genome shotgun sequence genome contains:
- the LOC111894056 gene encoding homeobox-leucine zipper protein ATHB-22 isoform X2 — encoded protein: MDWSGNHRPFIPRPAGQSSFAFLYNYNNDHYVYPPGVGEMKHQIMQAPLAMMDMNQNEYENNNQEKKKRLTSEQLEALENTFQEEKKLDPDTKIKLSHELGLQPRQIAVWFQNRRARWKAKQLEGLYDTLKQEFDAVSREKQKLQEEVLALRTILKEQVSKRQGAGSSTGNTYISGEETVESTSVATIRTIANNHHHHQLSAGQQQGVVATTGAMTTSNSNYGLTYDPTTSMPIPSYSNWAVLPSYP
- the LOC111894056 gene encoding homeobox-leucine zipper protein ATHB-22 isoform X1, whose translation is MDWSGNHRPFIPRPAGQSSFAFLYNYNNDHYVYPPAGVGEMKHQIMQAPLAMMDMNQNEYENNNQEKKKRLTSEQLEALENTFQEEKKLDPDTKIKLSHELGLQPRQIAVWFQNRRARWKAKQLEGLYDTLKQEFDAVSREKQKLQEEVLALRTILKEQVSKRQGAGSSTGNTYISGEETVESTSVATIRTIANNHHHHQLSAGQQQGVVATTGAMTTSNSNYGLTYDPTTSMPIPSYSNWAVLPSYP